Proteins encoded within one genomic window of Prauserella marina:
- the clpX gene encoding ATP-dependent Clp protease ATP-binding subunit ClpX — protein MASVSDGDSPLTCSFCGKNQRQVQKLIAGPLAVHICDECVELCTELLNEELGEPSAAGVFDETADLPTPREIFTLLDDYVVGQEQAKRALSVAVYNHYKRVRLSTSAEQGRHAAQEEPVELGKSNVLLIGPTGSGKTYLAQTLARIIDVPFVLVDATTLTESGYVGEDVESILLKLVQAADYDLERAEAGIIYIDEIDKIGRKSENPSLTRDVSGEGVQQALLKILEGTTAQVAPQGGRKHPHQETFQVSTHNVLFIVGGAFAGLDGIVEQRAGGKGIGFGSELRAVGADGSPGDVTPEDLRKFGMIPELIGRLPVVSTVRELDRDTLVRVLTEPRNALIKQYRKLFEIDGVELEFTEGAIAAVAEQALLRGTGARATRAVLEEVLLTLMFELPSRDDVGKVVLDRDAVLANVNPTLVPRERHDRKTA, from the coding sequence GTGGCATCGGTGTCCGACGGCGACAGTCCGCTGACCTGTTCCTTCTGCGGGAAGAATCAGCGACAGGTACAAAAGCTCATCGCGGGCCCGCTCGCGGTGCACATCTGCGACGAGTGCGTGGAGTTGTGCACGGAGTTGCTGAACGAGGAGCTCGGCGAGCCATCGGCGGCCGGGGTGTTCGACGAGACGGCCGACCTGCCCACACCACGCGAGATCTTCACCTTGCTCGATGACTACGTCGTCGGTCAGGAGCAGGCCAAGCGCGCACTGTCCGTCGCGGTCTACAACCACTACAAGCGGGTGCGGCTGAGCACGTCGGCCGAGCAGGGGCGGCACGCCGCACAGGAGGAGCCGGTCGAGCTCGGCAAGTCCAACGTGCTGCTGATCGGGCCGACCGGCAGCGGCAAGACGTATCTGGCGCAGACGCTAGCCAGGATCATCGACGTGCCATTTGTGCTGGTCGACGCCACGACACTGACCGAATCCGGCTACGTCGGCGAGGATGTGGAAAGCATCCTGCTCAAGCTCGTCCAGGCCGCCGACTACGACCTCGAACGGGCCGAAGCCGGAATCATCTACATCGACGAGATCGACAAGATCGGCAGGAAGAGCGAGAACCCGTCGCTCACCCGTGATGTCTCGGGCGAGGGCGTCCAGCAGGCACTGCTCAAGATCCTGGAGGGCACCACCGCGCAGGTGGCGCCGCAGGGCGGGCGCAAGCATCCGCACCAGGAAACGTTCCAGGTTTCCACGCACAACGTCCTGTTCATCGTCGGCGGCGCTTTCGCCGGGCTCGACGGCATCGTGGAGCAGCGGGCGGGTGGCAAGGGGATCGGGTTCGGCTCGGAACTGCGCGCGGTTGGCGCCGACGGGTCTCCGGGCGACGTGACTCCCGAGGACCTGCGCAAATTCGGGATGATTCCCGAGCTGATCGGGCGGCTTCCCGTCGTGTCGACGGTGCGGGAGCTGGACAGGGACACGCTCGTCAGGGTGCTGACCGAACCGCGCAACGCGCTCATCAAGCAGTACCGCAAGCTGTTCGAGATCGACGGCGTCGAACTGGAGTTCACCGAAGGGGCGATCGCCGCTGTCGCCGAACAGGCGCTGCTGAGGGGAACAGGCGCGAGGGCCACGAGGGCGGTGCTTGAGGAAGTGCTGCTCACGTTGATGTTCGAGCTGCCGAGCAGGGACGACGTCGGCAAGGTCGTGCTCGATCGCGACGCGGTTCTCGCCAACGTCAACCCGACCCTCGTCCCCAGGGAACGGCACGACCGCAAGACCGCGTGA